The DNA region TCAAAACCACCACAAATCAACTCAACAAAGCACGGCAGGTTAGAACAcaaatagaaaaaacaaaacttttcttcattttcccaTAATAGCATGTATCATCATAAACCCCAACCCCAAATAAAATCCAACAACCAGACCCAAAATCTCACTACACAAACACCAACCTAACATCCATTCGAACACTAACACATACAAAACCAAGAAATAGAAGACGAAAATAACGATGAAACTTAAAGCAAAAACCTACCTTTACGTCGTGAAGAACGATGAAGACACATCGTGGAACTCGTCACCGTCGACCGTCGTCCTTCACCAGACAACAACAACGAACACACCCAACTTCACCGCCGCTCGGGAACCAGGGTTTTTCAACCTAATCCTctcaaaggttgaagcttttctCTCTGCAATGggtaatgaagaagaagatggtctGACACTCGCTCTCTCTACTCTCCAACGTATTATGATCATAGGTTGGCAGGGACTAATTTGCCCACATATTGGTCCAATGGGGAGGTGCCACGTCATCAGTGACCATTGTGAAATAAAGATTTTTGGGGGGAAAGTAACTTATGACACGTGGCACGACACGGGGGCAAGCCAAGGTGTCAATTAAAGTGACATGTCACTTTTCCGTCCCAGGGACTAACGGCCTAACGTGgttagggactactatgaccgacagAGACAAACTCAGGgatttttttcaccattaatgatatccagggactaatatgaccgaCGCTTACATTCTCAGGGAtcaaaatggtgattcactcgTTTTTATGCTTATTGAAATCCAATGTAGTATTTGAATGAAAAAtcaaagaaacaaaaagaaaaaaaaaagttggagATTCATATAGTCAAGCCCAAGTGGACTAGCAAATTGTTGATGCAGTTCTAACTTCTAATGACCACACACTACAAAGGGCTTCTTGGATAATATATCATTATGCTCCAATTCTAcgtcttctcttcttcttttgaacTGCTCCTCTTTTTCGGCGCTTGAACCATTCTTTTTGTTGCATCAACGAAGAAGTATGTTCAGCATCATCGTTCCCCCATTTATTGCTATCATTATCTTCCACGTTCTCAGAATTTTCATGTTCTGGATTTTCCATTTCAAATTTTCCTAAAAACATGCTGCTATATATTCCTTAGGTATGATGCTTCCTTGATCAGTGaaagatattaatttttttttttgaaatggataTTAAATCAAATGAATAcaacaaaagttaaaacaagAATCTGAGTTTAAGGagaaaattttaataataacaaataatggaaaataaaataatggaaAAAATTAGGCGCAAAAATAAATGGAAAAGCGAATAATATGTAGGGTTTAGAGAGCTTACTTATGCCAACTTTGTGTTGGTGAAAGTTGTTGACCAGTTGAATTATACAATGGGTAGCCAATGGTGTAGAGGGTTTCAGTTGTTTGATCGATCGGTGGATGAAGAATGGGTTGTGCCCCATCATCGTTAGCCCGGGGTGACTGAGGAGGGAGAAGAACAGTGAAGCTTCAGGATTGGAGTAGTCGAGGGTGCAATGAAGGAATTCACTAGGTGAAGTGATGGAGGATGAAGGGATTGTGTCTGTTATCATTTTGGTAGAGGAATTCACATGGTGGGGTTATTGGTGAAGGGGTTGTGCAGGGATAAGAAAGAATGAGGTTCCGATCCGTGGGCTCATGATGGGATCAAGGGGTGAGGAAATTGGAGGACTAGAATATGTACGCGTTGATATTTTTTAAGGTGGCGAAGAGAAATATATGTAGCGAAAAAAAAGCTGATACGGCGTTCAATGGCTCGTGAGGTTAATGAAACTCAATCCATTTCGAAAATATGAGTGTGAACATAGTTTTCACCAGTTCACACTAAAAGAAGTGTCAGCATAGTCAGACAATAGAAGTGAATATAGTGTTTTTCTTTATGGTATCTTACAAAGTAAAAATCTCCATCCGATACTCATTTATGAAAGCTAAAATGACCATAATAAATGTAAAATGGTTCATCGAATTGTAGCTATGGACATTGCATCCAAACCCAATAGAAAGCTCAAAAGCATTACACGTTCCATGAAACAAATTCCTATTACAATTTTAGCCACCAAGATGTCCTAAACCACACATTAGATGAACAAAGACTTGAGTTGTTTGTTTCAAAAGAGGACCGAGAAATAAAAGCTAGATAATATTCACCCCTGCATCCAGAATAATCGATCCAAAAGACTCCCAAAAAAGCATTAAGCCTGCAATGatagaaatcaggaaaaaagaTCACCTCAGTAATTCCAGGATTGTTTTtcctttcttcctttttttaataaataactaGGAACTAGGAAGGGGAGCATACAAATACGTTAATAAtgtgtatgttttttttaaaaaaaaaatgtttacaaCTACCATTTCATTTACTATGCAGTTTCTTAAATCAACACTTGCACAAGGAGAGAAGAAATTGAGCTACCTTATTGGCTATGTTGTTGGAAAGCCAGTCCAAACCTTCATAAAGGCCCTCCCCAGAGGTTGCACAGGTGCTCTGGATGTACCTGGAAGAGCCAGAGAGCATGTTAAATCATTGTGGAATAGCTGTTAATACTGTACAATGGCTTCATTATTAAAATGTTTACCAGTGGCGCTGTCTCAGAGAGTGGAGACCCAGCTTGTCAGTAATCTCAGCAGCATTCATCGCATTCGGTAAATCTTGTTTGTTGGCAAACACAAGCAGTACTGCATCTCTCAGCTCATCCTGGaaagataattaattattaaaattaaggTTTCTAAACAGAGTTATTCCATCACATGAAGTCAAAAGACAAAGCTTAATAAGGAGATCCATGATTCTTGTAAGGAACCTTGTAAACATGATAGATTTAAAGCTGACCCAAACGCCCATTCAATCAAAAGCACTAAACTTCCTAAGAGATTGACCAGTAAGAACTGGTCATTCAACTTCCAAAAGATATATGTATCTCAGTCAAATCAATATACAATAAGAGTTATATGCAAGCAAAGACAGAGTAGAGTGATTAACAATAGCAATGATGAAAAGAAATTCTTCCATCATAAGTTCAATAGATTTCCTCTTCATCAATAATGAGACACTGACTGAGCATGTGAATATTATGCTCTAGAAAAAAGTACCAATAACAAAGTCAGAGTGCAACATGCAGACATTTCAGCTTAAACAAAGCAGTTCATTCTTTCCACAAAACTCAACAAGAAATCTTTGAATAGTTAGACTACATAAAAGAACATTCTTCATAGGTAAATATGATCCTTAGATCTTTCTGTTTTGATTAATTAATAGGTCCTTCCGTTTGGCCCAAATTTGATCCCAAACCTGGTCTGTGTGAATAAATTCCCACCAAATATGAGGATTAAAACAAAGCATACAATgacaaactaaattaaatactGTACCTCATTCAACATCCTATGTAACTCATCTCTGGCCTCAACAACTCTGTCCCTGTCATTGCTGTCTACAACGAATATAAGACCCTGAGTGTTCTGGAAGTAGTGCCTCCACAAGGGACGAATCTGTAAAAGAAAACATAAGTACTCAGCTACTGACTACCAAAACACCTTGGCAGGTAATGTTCAGTAGTGTGGCAGGGAGAGACAAGTGAAACTGGCAATGCAATAAATATCTTGCACATCACAATTTTTTCAGAAAGCATAAGAATCAAAGTTTTCACCTTGTCCTGGCCTCCGACATCCCAAACAGTGAAGCTAATGTTCTTGTATTCCACAGTCTCCACATTGAACcctaaaacaaaaacaataaaattaatGCATCCAGATACATGTAACAGCATTACAACATTTGAGCAATATAATGCAATGTATGATACAACAATAACCAATCATCCTACACTAAAAATGTTAGTTATGCAAATCAGTTATCAATTTTGTAACTACTCACCTAAGTTAGTTACAAATTAGCTGTATGTAGTGACAGCTTAGAcatgtatatatattgatttgtATACTCTGTTTCAAGCAATGAGAAGTTCCCAAATTCATTTCTCTCATTCAATACACAcgtctaacaaaaaaaaaggtttgtGAAAAGTAATCTCATAGTAGTTGGAGAATATTTGCACATGGATCGACATGTGCCACATACATTGAGTcctaattgaaaaatattaaacaacATCTCATAGTACTACCAGCATAACTTCATTTTAAAGGTTTTTCCAAAGATTTAGCAATGTGTTGATTTCATTCCATCGTAAAAGATCATTGCGAGATCAACGCACTTGAGTGTCGAGGCCAGTTAGTCCTAGATAATTAAGCTAATACTTAGGATAATTCTATAAGATGTGAAGAAGGATCAAACGAATAATGAAAATCAATGAAAATCAATGCAAATTGATATTCCTAAAGGTAAACAACAATGACGATTGACGATGatacaaaagcaaagtgagtCGAGAAACTTACCAATGGTAGGAATTGTGGTGACGATCTCTCCAAGCTTGAGTTTGTAGAGGATGGTGGTCTTACCAGCCGCATCGAGACCAACCATGAGGATTCGCATTTCCTTCTTCGCGAAAAGCCGACTGAACAGCTTCGTGAATGTCAGCCCCATTTCTCCTTACCAGCCTGTAGATCCCAACCTAATTTCACGATTCAAACAAGAATTcaatcaaaaattaaaatacgCAAAGAAGAATTCAAACAAATGAAATCATGCAATTTCTTCCATCGAATCTATTCATAACAATGTCCTCAAATCAGAAATCGCGTCAATGTCACCAGATTCAACCAGATCTCAAGCTAAACAGAAAAAACAAAGCAGCATGCAAATCGATTCGACAGAAACGGATCGCGCTGAATGAAATTACAGAAAATGATAAAAGCAACTGTAAATTTTGACAGAAGGAAAAAGGATCTGAAACGGTTGATCCGTTCGGAGAAGATTCAGATGAAATGACAGAGAATGAAGAGATTGAATTTGCATGAAGAGATTGGATCTGAGATTTGAAATGGTTACCTTGCGTTTGGAGATGAAAGCTTCGATtggaggtagaagaaactgcagagagagagagagagcggtTTGTTTGCAACAAGGCGAAACGGGGGGTGAGAGAGAAGTGTCCACGAGAATAGATTTtatgagagaagagaagggtaCCGGGATTGGTTCCTTCGGTTTGCTTAAAATAACGAAAAACACCCCAGATTCACTCGACTCTCTTTAGAACCTTCCAAAGCTAAATATTTATTCAGCTACTTTTTCAAACATGTTACTTATTTTCTACGCAAGTTTAATTTAATATTCATTATGTTTCTATTTATAAGTAAATCACTTTGATAATCAAATGTTTTATATAAACCAAGTGGGTTAGTGTAGTGGTTCAGCACTTCATTCTTTAAATAAGTGGTTGGAGGTTTGAATCCCAACTattgcgaatagaaaaaactcattggtcagccccctaccgcttagtgcgctgaccgtggggcgagggattagtctcacggctgtgaagataccttggtcaagacaaaaaaaaaatgtttttgatATCACATTAATTACTtctatattttctctttctttcttattcTAAGCATCTGTTTGATATTTTTCACTCAATCAATATACACAAATTATTTTTCGTTGAAGACTTAAACGTGCTTTGGTGTAAATGGATTGTGAATTTGCCACTAAGCAAATGGGAAAACATGAACATCAATATACAACATTGAAAGTAGCTTGATTGATTTccttcttaattttttaaatttaaatttaatttttagaaatattttttatgatttaaaaGAAATTACAAAACCGGTTGAATGAAATGTTTTTAAAATGCAAAATGCTTAGCACCACTCACTTTAATATTCTTCTTTTAACATTCTCATTGATTGATTGAAATTCATATTCACACTAAAAATATGAGTCTCCCATTTAATTTTGGAGAAATAGATAATCACAATGTGTGGGCTGGATTTAATCAAGTATATATTGTACTCATACTTGTATTGGGTTGGGTATGCTCTACATTAATTCATTTGGCTTATACATATCTATTGTACTCAATAcaaatatacatattttttagTTTGATAGATGATGAGCCAATTATAAATCAAATTTGTATACTTGaccttaaaaaaaatagattaaatGTGGTTTTCATATCTGGCAAATTTGTACCTTTTTCTTTTGATCTTTATgaaaattttattcatttttggtCCTGACAagatataaaattattaaaaatgaaaaaaaattaacagcAACTTTAACTCTAATGTGTCaaattttcaaagaaaaataaatatttacccAAAAATTTATCCGCTTTTTATATTGGCTCCCTCACTAAAATTGTAGCTCCGGCACTTTTGGTAAAGTTCATAATATGCAATTTTGGCAATTTATCTCTTGTAAATTGGGCAAGTATGAGATCATAGCTGAAGTTATTTACAGAACATATACATTGGACTTTATATCATGTCTAGTTAAGAGGGCTTATGTACAAATGGCAAAAATATTACTATATTAGTCACCCTGAACGACCATTAGTTTGCACGTGAAAACGATTTTATAAGAAATGCTGCCGTGTTGATACAAATGTAGCCAGAATAAAAGTCATTTATGTACACACTTTACAGACAACCTCCCTGACCTTAGGATGATTAGATTAGAAATTACAGCTGCATACAGACCTCACTCGCGAATGGAGTTCCAAGAGAAGACCTCAACCGCGTATAGTTAGTGCATTCATTTTTAAGAGGCAAGGAGAGGTGAAGAAAATGGAATTCATCATAATTTATAGTTTTCCTACTCAATAGAACTAGAAATTACCTGGCTAATTACAACAGTGTGATATGACCCAACAAATATTGGGGTTACCGCCAATATTGAGCCCAACGATGAATGGTCTCAACCATCTGAGGGAACAATGCACTCACACTCTCATTGATAAGATCCTGGAAGAAATGTATACTGGCTTCATCATCCAAGTCCAACCGAAACTTTTCCTGAAGCTGTACAACAACAAAGTCTTGGTATGAGAACAAAAAAACAGTTTTGACCTATTTattgaaacatgagggagcTCACCTTAAGAATCCCTTTTTCTGGATCAGACGCTATGTCAGGAATATTGGAACCCGCCATTAAgtaaaatagatttaaaattaGGTTACTGGATTTCCGAAGAATGTTGTATGCTTCACAACAATAGGACTTGAACCTTGTATAGTATTGGCTGCAcgagaaaaagaaatcaaccaCTATCTCACAATTTAAGCCAAAATCCCACAACCACCCTCTAGAATCTGAAGTGAATCATCGAATGGTAACTTTACCTTTCAGCTCCACCCATAGCCTCAACCATTTCCTTGCAAAGCTTCATTGGTGGTGGAAATGGCTTAGGATCTCGTCCAAGAATAAAACCAAAATCAACATGGAAAAGACTCCCATCGTCTCTAAGGAGGAGGTTGTCTAAGTGCCTAACAAATAGAAAACTCTCACTTGAGGTAGGAAGAAGATATAGATTCAATAAACAATGTAACATGCCTATTTCATAACAACCAACTCCCCCATTTTACAGAAAATGGGGAGCCTAGAGAAGATTGCTGTGCAAGTGAGCTCATCAGCACATCACGAAACAAAATTAGGAGTATCAAAACTTTTTGTTTAAACTTTAGATAACAAATTGGGTGTGATGAATAAGATCAACAATCACCTGTCTCCAATACCAAGTATATATGTGATAACGGAGTAGCCAGCACAACTTTTTATAAACGTTTCAAGACAAGTGGCTGTAATTCCAAAAGGCCCATGCTCATCAGGATGAAACTTCTGTAAATAGCTTACGATGCTACGATGTTCTGATAAAATCTAGACATGGAAGGATTACATATTAGTCTACCAATTAGAAGATTGTGCATCCTGCGATCAACTTATCATTTACTGAACATCAATCATTGTCCTCCAtttctttaaaagaaaaaaaggagtTGAGGATACAAATAACGAAAATAATTGATATGCGTCAACAGCTAATATTACATAAAGCAACTAGCAATTGACATGCATTTGAATGTGAATAACTTTGTAAACACTATCTgaggaaaaaacaaacaaaaaaataaaatctttcACAAAAATAATATCACCTAAACATATAAAATTGCTCGGGCAAAATCATGCCTATATATGAATCAAGTGTCTGAAGCTGAAACGCACTGATATACAAAAATCATCATACCTGCGCCAATGAACGGGATGGAATGAATTCTAACATGCCTTCATCTTGCCCAGTTGCTAGCACCCTGTATGGCGTTAAGTGTAGATCAAGATTTTCTAACTTAAGCAATCGATCCATTAGTGATACCATTTGAACAACctacaggaaaaaaaaaacaatatttatcTACGCCATATGTACACAGATACCCGTTTGCAAGCATACACACGGTGCAAGAGGAAGGTTTCATAGGAATACCAACTGGTCCTGGCGAAGATCGTCACCCTTTTTAAATATGACTTTACAAGTTCCACCATTTGCTGCTTTAAATGTAAGGCGCAAAGGATGCAATGCACTTTTAAATATTGACGACTCTGAGGCTACGATCCCAGTGATGAGGACACCTGGTGTCAGAGGTGATCGTATTGGCTACAAATGAAACATGTCTAGATATAATTATTGGAAACAATAAATTGCAGAAATAAATAGTTTCTTCAAGATGTatcattcatcatcatcatcagggtAATAGGCCAAATTAAAAAGGATGAAAACAAAAAGTGACTACACAGCTGATTGTTAAACTGATACCTCATCAAAATAGGTAAGCTCACTAAGAAGACCTGAAAGCAGTTGTCTTAGCTTTTCAATCTTCTTCTGTGTATTACCACGGACATTCCTTACATCTCTGGTGATTGAGCACAACTGAGCAGTCAATTCTGTCTGACGTACTAAACTCTGCCACAGTTTAAAtccatcttcttctccattcatACCAGCTAGCATCTGAGACAAAGTGGCATTATTGTCGAATTTCAGAATGAATTATTCCAACTACAATTTTTATCacctttaatttattaataaagatCAATACATTGTAAGACTCGTGTTAATTAGATTCCTTTATCAAGAATTTGTTGCATGATGTAGAATCAAGAGTTTTTATATGACAAATGAAATTATGATGCGTGACATTGAATAAGCCAGGTTACACATGCAATTTTTCGGATTCAAGAATGAATTCTTCTTTTTTCAACTAAATATTGATCTTGTGAACTTATTCAATGTTTACATTGtggaaataaattataaaagaaaTCCACCGAGTCATAAAGGaagataaattttaaaaatgctGAAATATGAAATGATTATCTAATGCAGGAGTATGAATGAAGCAAATGCTCATGTATTGAGAAATTTATTAGTTCACACCTTCATCATATTCTCCTCCAGAAGCTCATAAGTGCAGTAAAATCGCTTGGCATATGAAGGGTCATAAAGTTCAACAGCCACATACCAGCGAAGAAAGCTTGCCAATTCAATATTGCGTAATGCTGTCAAAATTTTAAAGTTTCTTTCAGATAAGAGACAAATATAACAAGAAATCAGCACCTGAACTAGCACTGAAACCCTTATGTACATACCACGCTGGACAAGGAAGTGAGAAAGGCGAGATTTGTCAGAGCGCTCAAACCGAAGAGCCTGAACCAATTGAAGCAGGTAACATTgaagctcttcatcatcagctCTTTCAAGAACACTAACTGCATAAGCACGGACCTGAAAATAGCATTAGAGTAAGGCATTATATAGTTCCTTAATGGCTATAAATTTCTCCgggagaaaaaaagagaagaa from Lotus japonicus ecotype B-129 chromosome 2, LjGifu_v1.2 includes:
- the LOC130740016 gene encoding ADP-ribosylation factor 2; its protein translation is MGLTFTKLFSRLFAKKEMRILMVGLDAAGKTTILYKLKLGEIVTTIPTIGFNVETVEYKNISFTVWDVGGQDKIRPLWRHYFQNTQGLIFVVDSNDRDRVVEARDELHRMLNEDELRDAVLLVFANKQDLPNAMNAAEITDKLGLHSLRQRHWYIQSTCATSGEGLYEGLDWLSNNIANKA
- the LOC130740017 gene encoding phosphatidylinositol 3-kinase, root isoform, which produces MTGNEFRFFLSCDINLPVTFRVERLEGNLPLPQTPNSENNAPTEEDTTAELYVECALFIDGAPFGLPTRTRLESSGPSYCWNELITLTTKYRDLTAQSQLTFTVWDLSHGEGLIGGATILLFNNKKQLKTGKQKLRLWASKEADGNFPTSTPGKVPRHERGELERLEKLVNKYERGQIQRVDWLDRLTFKTMEKIKERESLKNGSSHLYLVVDFCSFEHRVVFQESGANFLLPSPIASTNDIVIVWDPEVGKINPSEHKQLKLARSLTRGVIDRDLKPSSNERKSIQRILKYPPTRTLSGDERQLLWKFRFSLMSEKRALTKFLRCVEWSDVQEAKQALELVGKWEMIDVCDALELLSPVFESEEVRAYAVSVLERADDEELQCYLLQLVQALRFERSDKSRLSHFLVQRALRNIELASFLRWYVAVELYDPSYAKRFYCTYELLEENMMKMLAGMNGEEDGFKLWQSLVRQTELTAQLCSITRDVRNVRGNTQKKIEKLRQLLSGLLSELTYFDEPIRSPLTPGVLITGIVASESSIFKSALHPLRLTFKAANGGTCKVIFKKGDDLRQDQLVVQMVSLMDRLLKLENLDLHLTPYRVLATGQDEGMLEFIPSRSLAQILSEHRSIVSYLQKFHPDEHGPFGITATCLETFIKSCAGYSVITYILGIGDRHLDNLLLRDDGSLFHVDFGFILGRDPKPFPPPMKLCKEMVEAMGGAESQYYTRFKSYCCEAYNILRKSSNLILNLFYLMAGSNIPDIASDPEKGILKLQEKFRLDLDDEASIHFFQDLINESVSALFPQMVETIHRWAQYWR